TACCGTTCTATGGCAGCTATCACCGCAGAGCTGAAATGGTTAAAGGCCTTGTTACTGAGTTTGGGCGTCGAACAAACTAGGCCCATGGCATTGTTTAGCGACAGTAAGTCGGCTCTTCATATTGCGCAGAACCCAGTTTTTCACGAACGTACGAAGCACATAGAGATTGATTGTCATTACGTTCGAGATGCAATTCAGGAAGAGGTGATTACTACTAGCCATGTATCGACGCACGACCAATTGGCGGATATATTCACCAAGGCACTCGGAAAACGTCAGTTTTTACGACTACTTGGCAAGTTGGGCATTTGTGATCTAcatgctccaacttgaggggggGTATTAAGGCCTATCTTGTATATTGGGCTTTGAATATATATTGTGTTAATTAGCCTACTAAGCTTTATGATGTATCAGGCTTTAGGTTTAGGCTTTAGGTTGTATATAATACACATCTTCAGAAATACAAACTCAAGAAACACAATTAACCCTAATCTGTCAATATGTCACAGTCATACCGTCACGTACTCATGTGTCATCTTTTTCTGAACATAGCATGGCACTCCCTCCGCTTCTAAATATGTGTCATATTTGGATGAATGTGTAATGTTTAAGAAAAATGAGAAGTGTGTAAGAAAAGCAATGATTGAGAGTGTTTTTTGGGGaaaggataaagtagataattgtttattgataaagtacaaataaaagtggatgtgggaattgaaaagtgagaaaagtgtagaatgtgtaagaaaaagtaaTCATGTAAAAAAGTGATAAAAGTATATAtgaaaaagtgggaaaagtgtacgttcaaaaataaaaacaagacACTTATAAGGAAACACTATGTTTAGATACATGACacatatttaggaacggaggaagtattacatAAGCGAATACGTAAGTAGCTGTATGCTTTTAGCTGAACTCGATTTCTTTTAATCTAGGAAACACGCAAGTTTTTATGGAAGAGGCTATGACTCTTCACAAAGGGATTCAAGAGGCGATTCGGCTAGACATTAAAGATCTCCACATTGAAGGTGACAATCTCCTTGTCATAAATGCAGTTAAAGAAGTTTGGAAAACACCATGGAAGCTCCAGAATATTATTAAGGATATCAAATTACTACTTCAGCACTTCCATATTGTTCATATTCGGCATGTTTACAGAGAAGCTAATAGAGCGACAAATTGGATAGCAATTGTAGGGTATCTTCTTGCCCATCCTATGTATATTGACACTTGTAATAGCCTGCAGTTAGAGCCCATTGTAAGTGATGACTACTTAGGAGTTAGGCCCTGTTccttttggcttaatttcagtttcaggacttatttcgcagttcagttcagttcagttcagctcagttcaggagcattcagttcagttcaggaacattcagttcaattcagttcagttcagtctagttaagttaagttaagtttaattatttaactcaattcaacttaataataataatatttattatttattatttattatttatttagttcagttcagctctaaagaacagagCCTTACCCTTATGTAGAGGGACTCCTAAGTTTTTCTTCTTATCTatatagaagaaaaaaaattcattcacttttataaaaaaaaatggtcTCTAACAAAATGTGAACACATGACCGTGCCTCTCATTAATAATGTAAGAAAAATAATTATCATCTAACCTATATAATGTTTATGTTGGTTATACCAACTCaacctttaatttttttttaatatttcaaTAATTAGGTATATTTAAGAACATTTAATATCATATTGTCTGCATTGATCGTTGACCTGAGGCATCTCCCCGGCGAATAACTAGTTGTACAAAACAAAAGTAATGGGAATCTAATTATCGATTCGTAAATTAATTTTTGTTTACTTAGTAATGCATTTTCCTTAACTTTAAGGAGTAAAATCAAGCTCTCCTAAAAAAACCATCCAAACAATTGTTTCAGATCTCGCAACAATATGAACGGCAATGTTACTCACTACATCAttttattataatattaatttgtttttgAGAGTTAGGAATTAATTTCCTCCAATTGTGTGGAAGACATAGTTTTGAGAGCCAAATTTTCATAGCATTTGCACGAGAAACATATATGTTGATATACTGCTTGAATAGCAATCAACTTGAGCTAGTTCACATTCATTTCATGATTGTTCTTTATTGGAGAATGCAGCTGCAGCCACTTCAGTTTAGATTTGGAATTTGGCAATTATAGTTGGTTGGGTGCGCGTGTGATAATTGATAGGATAAATAGGGCGGCCtccttaataataataataaataataataataataataatcataataatagtaataaataaataaataaaataataataataataataacattctTTCAAATAGAGCATGCTACAAATCAAAGGAATTGAACTCAGTTTGTCTTATTATTTGTTTGGTTCAAATTTCTTTAGAAGACTTGCATGAAATCTTAGAGCTCTGGCAATTTCAAGTAAACTCCTATGTTTTCTCTCAACTCTGTCATTCTATTGAGGAACATGAGGAACACTCTTTTCATGTAGGATTCATTTACTAGCAAACATATATCTGCAAGACTCTTTGACTATTTCAGTCCCATTATCAGACCTGATTTTCTTAACCCTTTTGTAAAATTGTGTTTCAACCATGGAGATAAATTCAGACATAACCTTCTGAACTTGTAACTTGTTGTGGATCAAATAAGTACATGTGATTCGACTGTGATCATCAACTATAGTTAAGAAATATGAAGCACCATCCAAGTTTCTTATTCTATATGAACCCCAAAGATCCATGTGAATTAAATCAAAACAAGCAACAACTCTACTGTCACTCACACGAAAAGGAAATTTATGATGTTTTGAACTATAACATACACCACAATTGTTTTCAATAATCCCTTTGAAATATTCAGCATTTACAAATTTCATTTTGGACAAAGAAGCATGTCCTAGTCTGACATGTAACAAATCCAGTTTGTTTCTAGAATCACCCTTAGGTTGAGAAACACTAGTAGCAGTCTTATTTGGTAAGCTGGTCATATGTACATCAATCAGACTATCAACTGTATTACAACTTGGATGCTGAGAATTACCTTGACTGGTCTCATTATCACCTGGAATTTTGACAAAGTAGTAGAGGCCATTTGTCCATTTTCCAGCACCAATCAGCTTGGAACTAGAGGGGTCCTGGAAAGTATATCCAATTCTGGTAAATGTCACTAGAATACCAGTATGTTCAATCAGTCTACCAATAGACAACAAGTTATGTCTAAATCCTTTAACTAGCAACACATCATTCAGGATTAGGCTATCACTCAATACAGTGTCACCCAACTTTTCAACAGTCATCTGAGTTCCATCAGGCAAACCAACTTCGATAGGCTGAATGAGAACTCTTATGTTAGTCAATATGCTCTCATCATATGTGATATGATCACATGCACCAGAATCAACAATCCACATATGGTCATCAATCTGTTTATTTGTAGTACAATTGAAAGAATGAGAAATTGTACCTGCATAGTTTGCATAAGAACAAGTAGCTCCACTTGTGTCACCACTCTGTAATTGTTTTCCTTGTATCACCTTCATGACTTCTTGGCAGATAGCATTGAGCATTGCACTATTCACCACTCTAGTATCACCAACTGAGTTATCCAGAGGATCATCACCAACATCAGAAGCAGAATTTACATGAGCAGCAAATCTGCTACCACTTGAGTTACTCCCTTTAGAAGCCTTTATAGCATTATACCAATCAGGATAACCTATGATCTTGAAGCATTGTTCAGCAGTATGCCCTTTCCCTTTGCAGTGAGTACAAATTCTATTCAATTTTTCCTTCTTTAGTTCTTTCCAATCCTTCTTTCCATGATTGCCAGTGTATTTCTGAACCTGGCCACCTCTGTAAGCCTGTGCAGCCATAGCACTATTGCTCATAGAATTGCATTCAACAACAACATTACTTACTTCCTTCTGTTTTTCTATTTGTTGAGTAATTGAAAATACTCTATTCAGGTTAGGCATTGGATCCATGGCCAATACATTGGTGACAGTACTATCAAAACCTCCATTCAATCCAAGTAAGAACTTCATGATTTTATGTTCTTCTTCAAACTCAACCATTTTCTTCAAGAATCGACAACTACATGTAATCATTGCACCACATGTACGAGTAGGAAAAGCTCTTAAGGTTTGCATTTCATACCATAGTTTCTTCAGCTTACTGTAATATGAGACTATAGTCATGTTTTCTTGAGTGAGattctcaatttccttctttaatTGATAGATTAATGGACCATTAGATTTTCCAAATCTTTCACTCAATTCATGCCACAATTCAGCAACATTGTCAATATAACCAAAGTCATCAGCCAAATCATGATTCATAGAACTTAGAATCCAGCTACAACCATAAAATCAGCTCGTTTCCATTTCAAGTAAGCCTTGTGATTAATAGCAGGTTTTGTCAACTCACCATTGATGAAACCTTCTTTGTTCTTAGCAGTTAGTGCTCGCTTAACATTTCTACCCCAGCGAACAAAATTCACACCAGTAAAAGGCACATCAACTAAGGAAGATGTTGGATTATCTGAATCAGCTATGAAATAAGGATCAAAGTTATTGATATTACCTCCATAATTTGCTTGTGAACTCTCACTTTCATTGTTTTCAATCGCCATTGCAATGATCAATCACAATAAGAATCAATTTAGCAAAAACTTGTGCAAAAAACTTTGCAATCGCAAGAAATTTCGCAGCAAATCTTCAGCAAGCTTCAGTGATCACGTACTCTCAGCTAGGAGATTAAGAACAAACGAGATCAATTCTCAAAATGAGAAACCTCAATCTCTCACCAGAGattttgctctgataccatgaagaaaCTCAAGAGTTTCAGAAATCTTGAGAGGAAAGAAAATGTGTATTGCTGATCTTAATTAGttggaaacaaaaagaaacagatACATGGTATATATACATGGCATATCATCACAAACCTAACAAAATTGTAACTGATTTATGTTgaggaaataataaaataataatataaataaggtAGTTCCTATAGATATTAACATtaacttaactgaatttatttttgcttttaataatttaatttagaaaaagtatttgtgttgaacttatttgaacataTTTGAGTCTGTTTTGTTTgacttaatttatttatttcatacaaaataagtacagataagttcagataacttAAGATAATaaaagttcagacaaaataattttttttcaaacatttttacacacaaataagtttatttaggataaaataagtacatataatataagttcagacaatataagtcgaatagaacgaaGCCTAAAATGAACTTATCTAATCATAActtattttgataaaataagtTAACCAAACAGACACTTAATATTACAAGATTTACTTTTACTAACTACTCCCCCCGTCCTTTTTTtctctttacgtttggtatcaaTCACACGATTTAACGTATAATTAATGAGGATAAATATTctgctattttttttaaatgaacgCAAATTGCTCCATTAATCATGTTTTCACTTTGTCCAAAATTTATTTATTGCCTTTTTTTGGATAAAGTGGAAACAACTTTTcttctttattaaaaaaaataaacaaaataagacttcaatccattaactaatctaacaaccaataagattgatttatttaattttttgaacCAATTAAGGCAAAATAAACAGATTGCCATATATAAAAAGATTCTCAATGTAAATAACGAAATCTCTATTCTATGAGGGAACTCCCGAGGTAAACTTAGTAATTGCATTTTTGGTGTCCCCTCTATAGAATAGTCTATTATATCCCCGCTCGCAATTGAATTAATAACAAACTATGCCTTAAATTAAATCAagaataattatatcataattGCCAATttggaaataaattaaatgaatcaAATCATCTTTATGATTTATTGCAATTATAATTTATGCTTAAGCTAAATTTGGGGATAACATCAATTAACCCATAATTCGCGTCAATCACCTCTCAAGAAGCCAAAAATAAGCAGCATTTGTTTACTATATAAAATTAACCCCCTACCCATCTTAATCACTCAAAACACAATATATGTTTTGCTCTCACTTTATGTGATCTCTAATGTATGACTATGTTAAAGCTTTATTATTGGTTGTAGTTGAATACCTACTAATTATACAAATACAACACCACTTTCTTTTATAGTTACGATCTTACAATTATCACACACTTGGTGGATCTCAATCTATCATTTCATTTTAAAGTTTTCAACCTATCGTGATGAAAATAAAGAACTTGATTAGTTCCAAATCTATCGTGATGAATAACATGTATAAATTTTATTTGACAACAAAAATCACGTACAAATTGGATTGTACAAATATTTTTAACAATTTTCTTAACTTTTCGTCTTTTCGACCATGCATTTGTGATGAAATCTTCCAATAGGTATTAAACCAttgattaaaatattttctTAAGATAAATAAAGAGGTAGTCATTCTATGATAATAAATATTGGTTTATTAATATTGGATTACGTGCATCTTAAAATCTACGCACGCATCACGTGCATGAAATACTAGTACGTAAATAGcaaaagggacggagggagtactgtaaagatggttgtgggacGGACTTCTGGTCAAGCGCACTCTATATTGGACCGGgctgaaaattttaaaatagggcCCAGGCCTAAGCCAaaatttactaaatttagcgtgctttgttATGTCTTGTcattctttttccaaaaaaaattgagcCCCAGGCCATGCCCGCGACGTCGTGCCCGTGCCGGACCGTGCTTTTCTGTGCTCGAGCCATGCCGGGATTTTTTCTTGCCGAATCGGCCTCGgtcccacaaccatctttagagTACTATGTAGAATTTTGGACAAATAATGCCAACATTAGATGCTTCATACTTGATTGAGAGTATGTGAGGTTGAAATGTTACAAAAATTCGAAGATGAAGATGGTGCAGAAAACCCACTTAATTAAACACTTAAACATtgattggattgaattttgttggTTAATTACTACTGGACTACTGGTATATTCATGTAGTAAGTTAGTAGTTGTAACAATAAATGATTGGTAGACATGCATGTGGTGGTTAGCAATTACGCCAATTAGAGCATGCACTTGACTAAAACATACACAATATGTACTCCGTACTACTGTACAACAGAAAGCTGCTAAACTCTAAAAAGGCAATGGTTAAAGGCGTTAATTGCCATTTATGGAATTCAATTAACATGGTTCCGACAGATTTCCAAGCTCAGCCATttaattactactccctcctccgtcccggaatattcgacccggtttgaccggcacaaagtttaagggacttgaattgacttatttaatttaataggtagtagttaatagtggggtattattttaatgtagttagtgggaaatgtgtaaaagggtggggttgggggagagtaggggttgaatttttaattattttttgtatggagtagggggtaggtgggttaataggggtggagtgagaaataatataatattgttagaatatttccatttttagaaataaGTCAAGTATTAAgcgacggcccgataaggaaaacaggtcaagtattccgggacggagggagtagtattgtATGCATAGTATGTGTGCGAAACATATATAAAAACTAATTTTATTTTCCATTCAACTAATCACCATAAATAATAAGCAAGAAAAAGTTGTTTACAAAgttcttactccctccgttcctaaatacatGTCCAGTTTTCATTTATGGTGTTCCCTTTTAAGTGTACAGTTTCCGTTTTTGGACATAAAAACTTTACCAATATTCTCCTTAACTTCTAAACAATTACACAAAATACCTAACTCTCCTAATTATTTGTGccgaaaatatattaaaataatgattatttttttttttttttaaaaaggaagcCAGACATGGGGAGTTGGGGTTTTTATGGGGAACATTAATTGTCCCCCCATATATTCCCCCACCCACCCCATTCTCACCCgtatttctctctctccttcatttcttcaACTTCCCTCTCTCATTTCTTCACTCTGTTTCTCTGGTttctctccttctctctctagaattcgaAAAAATCTCTCAATTTTTTGGGTTTTCTAGGATTAAACCCTAGAAATAAGTTATTGTCTCCTTTGAATTTGTTGTTTTCTTGCTTAGATCTTTCTGAAAAGTGTTTGCATGTGCGTTTTTGGGTTGTTTTTTGGGTTTGATTGAGTTTGGTTGAGTTTCTGGGATTTCTGGGATTTTTTGGTTGAAGATCTGGAAGATCTAGGGTTTCTGGGTTATTTGGGTTACTTTTGTGATCTGGGTGATCTTCGTTTTCTGGGATATCTTGGTTGAAGATCTTGATTCTTTGGTTGAGTTTCTgggtttttctgggtttttttcGAGTCTTGTTGAGTTTTTGGGTTTCTGGGTTGACGATCTTGATTCGATCGTTGAGTTTCTGGGTTTTTCTTGATCTTGGTTGAGTTTATGGGTTGAAGATCTGCATGTTTCTGGGTTTTCTGGGTTGAGTTTCTGGGTTATTTGGGTGGAAGTTCTTGATCTTTTGGTTGAgtttctgggttttctgatTATTTAGTTGAGTTTCTGGGTTGATGGATTCAAAAAAAACGGAGAGTTTTCATGGGTTTTCCTCTTTCGATGATAACGTAGGCAAGACGGAGTCATTTGAGTATCAGTGCACCGACGAGCACTGCGATCTTGGTGAGTATTGTGAAGGCGAGCACAACTATAGTTGTGAATATCTCCGTTATTTACGCCAAAGATACGGTTCTTTCTGTGCTTCTCCTTCCACCGGATCTGAAAAAACGGTGGAGGGTAAaccaccgccaccgccaccgtCCCCTGGCGGATCTAAAACCCTAATTCCTGATGATGAGGTTGATCAACCTCCACCTAAGTCCCCTGGTGGTGTCGATGTTGGGGGATATGAAACCCTAATTGCTGAGAAAGGGAACGACGATCCCGATGACGGTGGCTCAAAATATGATGGTGCATGTTCGAGGTCCTAGCTTTGTTGGTGTTGCATGTCTACAAGGGGCAGTTTTCTCTtcttccctctc
This genomic stretch from Spinacia oleracea cultivar Varoflay chromosome 3, BTI_SOV_V1, whole genome shotgun sequence harbors:
- the LOC110799839 gene encoding uncharacterized protein, yielding MNHDLADDFGYIDNVAELWHELSERFGKSNGPLIYQLKKEIENLTQENMTIVSYYSKLKKLWYEMQTLRAFPTRTCGAMITCSCRFLKKMVEFEEEHKIMKFLLGLNGGFDSTVTNVLAMDPMPNLNRVFSITQQIEKQKEVSNVVVECNSMSNSAMAAQAYRGGQVQKYTGNHGKKDWKELKKEKLNRICTHCKGKGHTAEQCFKIIGYPDWYNAIKASKGSNSSGSRFAAHVNSASDVGDDPLDNSVGDTRVVNSAMLNAICQEVMKVIQGKQLQSGDTSGATCSYANYAGTISHSFNCTTNKQIDDHMWIVDSGACDHITYDESILTNIRVLIQPIEVGLPDGTQMTVEKLGDTVLSDSLILNDVLLVKGFRHNLLSIGRLIEHTGILVTFTRIGYTFQDPSSSKLIGAGKWTNGLYYFVKIPGDNETSQGNSQHPSCNTVDSLIDVHMTSLPNKTATSVSQPKGDSRNKLDLLHVRLGHASLSKMKFVNAEYFKGIIENNCGVCYSSKHHKFPFRVSDSRVVACFDLIHMDLWGSYRIRNLDGASYFLTIVDDHSRITCTYLIHNKLQVQKVMSEFISMVETQFYKRVKKIRSDNGTEIVKESCRYMFASK